In one Drosophila gunungcola strain Sukarami chromosome 2R unlocalized genomic scaffold, Dgunungcola_SK_2 000011F, whole genome shotgun sequence genomic region, the following are encoded:
- the LOC128255348 gene encoding histone H3-like centromeric protein cid, with protein sequence MPRKSEARRTMRGSKPTLGDTDAENDDDTAFRSPDPEDVTDYGLEFTSSRLELQETANRRCSTLRKRSDARPADTTLSSDEEDQENRQPAARSAGTRRMAHQQGSRPLAQTQQARTLAPASASGSRPAAVQPPPRRRKPGNPMSKAQRMDREIRRLQNHPGLLIPKLPFSRLVRELIIKHSQGDPMRVTEGALLAMQESSEIFLTQRLTDSYLLTKHRQRVTLEVRDMALMAMICDRAHS encoded by the coding sequence ATGCCGAGGAAAAGTGAAGCCAGGCGCACAATGAGAGGGTCAAAGCCGACGCTGGGCGACACGGACGCGGAGAACGACGACGACACGGCTTTCCGATCGCCGGACCCGGAAGATGTCACCGACTATGGCTTGGAGTTCACCAGCAGCCGCCTGGAGCTGCAGGAGACGGCCAATCGCCGCTGCTCGACGCTGCGCAAGCGCTCCGACGCACGTCCTGCGGACACGACCTTGTCGAGCGACGAGGAGGATCAGGAAAATCGCCAACCGGCAGCCAGATCGGCGGGGACGCGCCGGATGGCCCATCAGCAGGGGAGCCGCCCCTTAGCTCAAACCCAGCAAGCCAGGACTCTGGCTCCAGCTTCGGCTTCAGGCTCACGACCAGCCGCTGTTCAGCCACCGCCCCGGCGACGCAAGCCCGGCAATCCCATGAGCAAAGCCCAAAGGATGGATCGCGAGATCCGGCGGCTGCAGAACCATCCCGGCCTGCTCATACCCAAACTGCCGTTCTCACGCCTGGTGCGCGAACTGATCATCAAACACAGCCAAGGAGACCCAATGCGGGTCACCGAGGGAGCCTTGCTCGCCATGCAGGAGTCCAGCGAGATCTTCCTGACGCAGCGGCTCACCGATTCCTACTTGCTCACCAAGCATCGTCAGCGCGTCACGCTGGA
- the LOC128255550 gene encoding protein CLP1 homolog produces the protein MSEDHGKDYTLEADSELRFEIEQKDAKVLVSLVNGFAEMFGTELVKKKKYEFGIGAKVAIFTYQGCVLHVSGKMDVCYISKETPMVQYVNCHAALEQFRTEAEEKDRRGPVAMVVGPMDVGKSTLCRILLNYAVRVGRRPLYADLDVGQGSIAISGSVATILIERPASVEEGFAKTAPLVYHFGHKTPSGNSVLYNAVVSKMAEVTLQALSSNKRTKSSGIIINTCGWVKGSGYAHLLHAARAYGACAIFVLDQERLYNELLRDVPKSVNVVLLPKSGGVVERSKELRHEARDQRIKEYFYGNARAPFYPFSFEVKFQDLRLYKIGAPPLPDSCMPIGMKAEDNKTKVVAVTPTPALIHHVLALSFAESVEDEVIGTNVAGFCCVTEVDMEKQAVMLLSPQPRPLPPNALLLWSELQFMDNHT, from the exons ATGTCGGAGGACCATGGCAAAGACTACACGCTGGAGGCCGACTCCGAGCTGCGTTTTGAAATTGAGCAGAAGGACGCCAAGGTCTTGGTATCC CTTGTAAATGGCTTTGCGGAGATGTTCGGCACGGAGctggtgaagaaaaagaagtaCGAGTTCGGCATTGGCGCCAAGGTGGCCATCTTCACGTATCAGGGCTGTGTGCTGCACGTCTCCGGCAAAATGGACGTGTGCTACATTTCCAAGGAGACTCCAATGGTGCAGTACGTCAACTGCCACGCTGCCCTGGAGCAATTCCGCACGGAGGCCGAGGAGAAGGATCGCCGCGGTCCAGTGGCCATGGTCGTTGGGCCCATGGACGTGGGCAAGAGCACGCTGTGCCGCATCCTGCTTAACTATGCGGTGCGCGTGGGTCGTCGTCCACTCTACGCCGACTTAGACGTGGGCCAGGGCTCCATTGCCATTTCGGGCAGCGTGGCCACCATCCTCATCGAACGACCAGCGAGCGTCGAGGAAGGATTCGCCAAGACGGCGCCGCTGGTCTACCACTTTGGCCACAAAACGCCCAGCGGGAACAGTGTGCTGTACAATGCCGTCGTCTCCAAGATGGCCGAGGTTACGCTACAGGCTCTGAGTAGCAACAAGCGGA CCAAAAGCTCCGGCATTATAATCAACACCTGCGGCTGGGTAAAGGGATCCGGATATGCACACCTGTTGCACGCCGCCAGAGCGTATGGAGCCTGTGCCATCTTCGTGTTGGACCAGGAGCGCCTCTACAACGAACTACTGCGTGATGTGCCCAAAAGTGTCAATGTGGTGCTGCTGCCCAAGAGCGGCGGTGTCGTGGAGCGTAGCAAAGAGCTGCGACATGAGGCGCGCGATCAGCGCATCAAGGAGTATTTCTACGGAAACGCAAGAGCACCATTCTATCCGTTCAGTTTCGAAGTGAAGTTCCAAGACCTGCGACTCTACAAGATTGGGGCGCCGCCGCTGCCCGACTCTTGCATGCCAATTGGCATGAAGGCGGAGGACAACAAGACCAAGGTGGTGGCCGTCACTCCCACACCTGCCCTCATTCACCATGTGCTGGCACTCAGCTTTGCCGAATCCGTGGAAGATGAAGTGATTGGCACCAATGTCGCCGGCTTTTGTTGCGT aACCGAAGTGGACATGGAGAAGCAGGCGGTAATGTTGCTTTCCCCACAGCCGCGACCCCTTCCTCCGAATGCCCTGCTGCTGTGGTCGGAATTGCAATTTATGGACAACCACACATAG
- the LOC128255535 gene encoding low-density lipoprotein receptor-related protein 6, whose protein sequence is MALEPHIKSAEIEPQLCQVIANNEDVTTKAPKCATFNKGVGWRHVLIGFLLICFGISNSWQYKNVHMPSSSSLIASPPASAFVNTPATLLFTTRHDIQVANITRPTGGPQIDVIVKDLAEAMAIDFYYAKNLVCWTDSGREIIECAHTNSSALQPLLRAPKQTVISTGLDKPEGLAIDWYTDKIYWTDGEKNRIEVATLDGRYQKVLFWTDLDQPRAVAVVPARRLLIWTDWGEYPKIERASMDGDPLSRMTLVKEHVFWPNGLAVDLKNELIYWTDGKHHFIDVMRLDGSSRRTIVNNLKYPFSLTFFDDRLYWTDWQRGSLNALDLQTRELKELIDTPKAPNSVRAWDPSLQPYEDNPCAHNNGNCSHLCLLATNSQGFSCACPTGVKLISPNTCANGSQEMMFIVQRTQISKISLDSPDYTIFPLPLGKVKYAIAIDYDPVEEHIYWSDVETYTIKRAHADGTGVTDFVTSEVRHPDGLALDWLARNLYWTDTVTDRIEVCRLDGTARKVLIYEHLEEPRAIAVAPSLGWMFWSDWNERKPKVERASLDGSERVVLVSENLGWPNGIALDIEAKAIYWCDGKTDKIEVANMDGSGRRVVISDNLKHLFGLSILDDYLYWTDWQRRSIDRAHKITGNNRIVVVDQYPDLMGLKVTRLREVRGQNACAVRNGGCSHLCLNRPRDYVCRCAIDFELANDKRTCVVPAAFLLFSRQEHIGRISIEYNEGNHNDERIPFKDVRDAHALDVSVAERRIYWTDQKSKCIFRAFLNGSYVQRIVDSGLIGPDGIAVDWLASNIYWSDAEARRIEVARLDGSSRRVLLWKGVEEPRSLVLEPRRGYMYWTESPTDSIRRAAMDGTDLQTIVAGANHAAGLTFDQETRRLYWATQSRPAKIESADWDGKKRQILVGSDMDEPYAVSLYQDYVYWSDWNTGDIERVHKATGQNRSLVHSGMTYITSLLVFNDNRQTGVNPCKVNNGGCSHLCLAQPGRRGMTCACPTHYQLAKDGVSCIPPKNYIIFSQRNSFGRLLPNTTDCPNIPLPVTGKNIRAVDYDPITHHIYWIEGRSHSIKRSLANGTKVSLLANSGQPFDLAIDIIGRLLFWTCSQSNSINVTSFLGESVGVIDTGDSEKPRNIAVHAMKRLLFWTDVGSHQAIIRARVDGNERVELAYKLEGVTALALDQQSDMIYYAHGKRIDAIDINGKNKKTLVSMHISQVINIAALGGFVYWLDDKTGVERITVTGERRSAELQRLPQITDIRAVWTPDPKVLRNHTCLHSRTKCSHICIASGEGMARTRDVCSCPKHLMLLENKENCGAFPACGPDHFTCAAPVSGISDVNKDCIPASWRCDGQKDCPDKSDEVGCPTCRADQFSCQSGECIDKSLVCDGTTNCANGHDEADCCKRPGEFQCPINKLCISAALLCDGWENCADGADESSDICLQRRMAPATDKRAFMILIGATMITIFSIVYLLQFCRTRIGKSRTEPKDDQATDPLSPSTLSKSQRVSKIASVADAVRMSTLNSRNSMNSYDRNHITGASSSTTNGSSMVAYPINPPPSPATRSRRPYRHYKIINQPPPPTPCSTDICDESDSNYTSKSNSNNSNGGATKHSSSSAAACLQYGYDSEPYPPPPTPRSHYHSDVRIVPESSCPPSPSSRSSTYFSPLPPPPSPVQSPSRGFT, encoded by the exons ATGGCTCTTGAGCCACACATAAAGTCTGCTGAAATCGAACCTCAATTGTGCCAAGTTATAGCAAATAATGAAGATGTGACAACGAAAGCGCCGAAATGCGCGACATTTAACAAGGGAGTGGGATGGCGACATGTGCTGATCGGCTTTCTACTGATTTGCTTTGGCATCTCAAACAGTTGGCAATACAAAAATG TTCACATGCCCAGCTCCTCATCCCTGATAGCCAGCCCGCCTGCCAGTGCGTTTGTGAACACGCCGGCCACACTGCTCTTCACCACCCGCCACGACATCCAGGTGGCGAACATCACGAGGCCCACGGGCGGACCTCAGATCGATGTGATCGTTAAGGACCTGGCCGAGGCGATGGCCATTGATTTCTACTATGCCAAGAATCTGGTCTGCTGGACGGATTCCGGCCGGGAGATCATCGAGTGTGCGCACACCAACTCCTCGGCACTGCAGCCGCTGTTGCGGGCGCCCAAGCAAACTGTGATATCCACGGGTCTGGACAAGCCCGAGGGCCTGGCCATCGACTGGTATACGGACAAGATCTATTGGACGGATGGCGAGAAGAACCGGATCGAGGTGGCCACGCTGGATGGTCGCTACCAGAAGGTTCTCTTCTGGACGGATCTGGATCAGCCGCGAGCGGTGGCCGTCGTTCCAGCCCGCAGATTGCTCATCTGGACGGATTGGGGGGAGTATCCGAAGATCGAGCGAGCCAGTATGGATGGGGATCCACTATCGCGCATGACTCTGGTCAAGGAGCATGTGTTCTGGCCCAATGGCCTGGCGGTGGACCTGAAGAATGAGTTGATCTACTGGACAGATGGCAAGCACCATTTCATCGATGTCATGCGGCTGGACGGAAGCAGTCGGCGGACGATAGTGAACAACTTGAAGTATCCCTTTAGTTTGACCTTCTTCGACGATCGTTTGTACTGGACGGACTGGCAGAGGGGATCGCTGAATGCCCTGGACCTGCAGACCCGTGAGCTAAAGGAGCTGATAGACACGCCAAAGGCTCCGAACTCTGTTAGAGCTTGGGATCCCTCACTGCAGCCATATGAGGACAATCCGTGTGCCCACAACAATGGCAACTGCTCGCATCTGTGTCTGTTGGCCACAAACTCGCAGGGTTTCAGCTGCGCCTGTCCCACTGGCGTTAAGCTGATCTCGCCAAATACCTGTGCCAATGGCTCCCAGGAGATGATGTTCATTGTGCAGCGTACACAGATCAGCAAGATCTCATTGGATTCGCCGGACTACACGATATTCCCGCTGCCCTTGGGCAAGGTGAAGTACGCCATTGCCATAGATTACGATCCGGTGGAGGAGCACATCTATTGGTCCGATGTGGAGACATACACGATCAAGAGAGCCCATGCCGATGGCACTGGGGTGACTGACTTTGTGACCTCCGAGGTGCGGCATCCCGATGGCTTGGCGCTGGATTGGCTGGCCCGCAATCTCTACTGGACGGACACGGTCACGGATCGGATAGAGGTGTGTCGCCTGGACGGCACGGCCCGGAAGGTGCTGATCTATGAGCACCTGGAGGAGCCGAGAGCCATTGCGGTGGCGCCATCGCTGGGCTGGATGTTCTGGAGCGATTGGAACGAGCGCAAGCCCAAGGTGGAGCGGGCATCGCTAGACGGATCCGAGCGTGTGGTCCTGGTCTCCGAGAACCTGGGCTGGCCCAATGGCATTGCCCTGGACATCGAGGCCAAGGCGATTTACTGGTGCGATGGCAAGACGGACAAAATCGAGGTGGCGAACATGGATGGCTCTGGCCGGCGAGTGGTGATCAGCGACAATCTGAAGCATCTGTTTGGGCTCAGCATTCTGGACGACTACTTGTACTGGACGGACTGGCAGCGGCGCTCGATTGATCGGGCCCACAAGATCACGGGCAACAATCGGATAGTGGTGGTCGATCAGTATCCGGACTTGATGGGCCTCAAGGTGACTCGCTTGCGGGAGGTCAGAGGTCAGAATGCCTGTGCGGTGCGGAATGGAGGCTGCTCGCATCTGTGCCTGAATCGTCCACGGGATTACGTCTGCCGCTGTGCCATCGACTTCGAGTTGGCCAACGACAAGCGCACCTGTGTGGTCCCAGCTGCGTTTCTTCTGTTTTCCCGCCAGGAGCACATTGGTCGGATTTCCATCGAGTACAACGAGGGCAATCACAATGACGAGCGGATACCCTTCAAGGATGTGCGGGATGCCCATGCCCTGGATGTTTCGGTGGCCGAGCGAAGGATTTACTGGACGGATCAGAAGAGCAAGTGCATCTTCCGGGCCTTCTTGAACGGCTCGTATGTGCAGCGGATTGTGGACTCTGGCCTGATTGGGCCCGATGGCATTGCCGTGGACTGGCTGGCCAGCAACATTTACTGGTCGGATGCGGAGGCGCGACGCATTGAGGTGGCCCGCTTGGATGGCAGCAGTCGACGGGTGCTCCTCTGGAAAGGAGTGGAGGAGCCACGTTCGCTGGTCCTGGAGCCACGACGTGGCTACATGTACTGGACGGAATCGCCCACGGACTCAATTCGCAGAGCGGCCATGGACGGCACTGATCTGCAGACGATTGTGGCAGGTGCTAATCACGCCGCAGGGCTGACTTTCGACCAGGAGACCAGGCGTTTGTACTGGGCCACCCAATCCCGGCCGGCTAAGATCGAAAGTGCCGATTGGGATGGCAAAAAGCGGCAGATACTGGTTGGCAGCGACATGGATGAACCGTATGCGGTGTCCCTGTACCAGGACTATGTGTACTGGAGCGACTGGAACACCGGCGACATTGAGCGCGTGCACAAGGCGACGGGACAAAACCGCAGCCTGGTCCACTCGGGCATGACGTACATCACCTCGCTGCTGGTGTTCAACGACAATCGCCAGACCGGCGTCAATCCGTGCAAGGTGAACAACGGCGGATGCTCTCATCTCTGTTTGGCTCAGCCCGGAAGACGTGGCATGACCTGCGCTTGCCCCACCCACTACCAGTTGGCCAAGGACGGCGTCTCCTGCATTCCGCCCAAAAACTATATCATCTTCAGCCAGAGGAACAGCTTTGGCCGACTGCTGCCGAACACCACGGATTGCCCGAATATTCCGCTGCCCGTGACTGGCAAGAATATACGCGCTGTGGACTATGATCCCATCACTCATCATATCTATTGG ATTGAGGGCAGAAGTCACAGTATTAAGCGATCATTGGCAAACGGAACCAAGGTCAGTTTGTTGGCCAACTCCGGGCAGCCTTTTGACCTGGCCATCGACATCATTGGACGTCTGCTCTTCTGGACTTGCTCCCAATCCAACAGTATTAACGTAACCAG ttttctggGCGAATCCGTGGGTGTGATCGATACGGGGGACTCGGAAAAGCCGCGCAACATTGCCGTGCACGCCATGAAGCGTCTGCTTTTCTGGACAGATGTGGGCAGTCACCAGGCCATCATACGTGCCCGCGTGGACGGCAATGAGCGCGTGGAGTTGGCCTACAAACTGGAGGGAGTGACAGCCTTGGCCTTGGATCAACAGTCTGATATGATTTACTATGCGCATGGAAAGCGCATCGATGCCATCGATATCAATGGAAAGAACAA AAAAACTCTGGTTTCCATGCACATCTCGCAGGTGATCAACATCGCGGCCCTGGGTGGTTTTGTCTACTGGCTGGATGACAAGACCGGTGTGGAACGCATCACAGTCACCGGCGAAAGGCGATCCGCTGAGCTGCAGCGGCTGCCGCAGATCACCGACATCCGGGCCGTGTGGACGCCCGATCCGAAGGTGCTGCGCAACCACACCTGCCTGCACAGCCGCACCAAGTGCTCCCACATCTGCATTGCCAGCGGCGAGGGGATGGCTCGCACCCGCGACGTCTGCTCCTGTCCCAAGCATCTGATGCTGCTGGAGAACAAGGAGAATTGCGGTGCCTTTCCCGCCTGTGGCCCGGACCACTTCACGTGCGCGGCGCCCGTGTCGGGAATCAGTGACGTGAACAAGGACTGCATACCCGCCTCCTGGCGCTGTGACGGACAAAAGGACTGTCCGGACAAGTCGGACGAGGTGGGATGTCCCACGTGCCGGGCGGATCAGTTTAGCTGCCAGTCGGGTGAGTGCATCGACAAGTCGCTGGTCTGCGATGGCACCACCAACTGTGCCAACGGTCATGACGAGGCGGATTGCTGTAAGCGCCCGGGGGAGTTCCAGTGCCCCATTAATAAG CTGTGTATTTCGGCCGCCCTGCTCTGCGATGGCTGGGAGAACTGCGCCGATGGAGCCGACGAATCCTCGGACATTTGCCTGCAGCGACGCATGGCGCCCGCCACCGATAAGCGCGcgtttatgattttaattggAGCCACCATGATCACCATATTTTCGATTGTCTATCTGCTGCAGTTTTGCCGCACGCGAATTGGCAAGAGTCGGACGGAACCCAAGGACGACCAGGCCACGGATCCGTTGTCACCGTCGACGCTCAGTAAATCGCAGAGGGTGTCCAAGATCGCCTCCGTAGCGGACGCCGTGCGGATGTCCACGCTGAACTCGCGCAACAGCATGAACTCGTACGATCGCAATCACATCACGGGGGCTTCGAGTTCAACGACGAATGGCAGTAGTATGGTGGCATATCCCATCAATCCGCCACCCTCACCGGCGACCAGATCGCGTCGTCCGTATAGGCATTACAAGATCATTAACCAGCCGCCGCCACCCACGCCCTGCTCCACGGACATTTGCGATGAGTCCGACTCGAATTACACAAGCAAATCGAACAGCAACAATAGTAATGGAGGGGCCACAAAGCATTCTTCCAGTTCGGCGGCCGCCTGCCTGCAATACGGCTACGATAGTGAGCCGTATCCGCCGCCGCCGACGCCACGCTCGCATTACCACAGCGATGTGCGCATTGTGCCGGAGTCCTCCTGCCCGCCATCGCCGTCATCGCGGAGCTCCACGTACTTCTCCCCGCTGCCGCCCCCGCCATCGCCCGTACAGTCGCCCAGTCGGGGGTTCACGTAA